One window from the genome of Spirosoma rhododendri encodes:
- a CDS encoding ABC transporter ATP-binding protein has protein sequence MIQIVNLQKFFTTEEVETTALNGISMSVKDGEFVAIMGPSGCGKSTLLTILGLLDNPSEGDYNFYGTEVAKMTERQRAQLRKGSIGFVFQSFNLIDELTVYENVELPLLYLKTPADERKQRVEEVLERMSIMHRRNHFPQQLSGGQQQRTAIARAVVAKPKLILADEPTGNLDSKNGEEVMKLLGELNDEGTTIIMVTHSPYDAGFAHRIVNLFDGKVVTENFHV, from the coding sequence ATGATCCAAATCGTCAACCTACAGAAATTTTTCACTACCGAAGAAGTCGAGACGACAGCGTTGAATGGCATATCCATGTCGGTGAAAGATGGCGAATTCGTTGCCATTATGGGACCTTCGGGCTGTGGCAAATCTACGTTGTTAACGATTCTCGGCCTGCTCGACAATCCGAGCGAAGGCGACTACAACTTTTACGGCACGGAGGTCGCCAAAATGACCGAACGGCAACGGGCCCAATTGCGAAAGGGCAGCATCGGGTTTGTATTCCAAAGCTTCAACCTGATCGATGAACTAACTGTCTATGAGAACGTTGAACTACCGCTTCTGTACCTGAAAACGCCCGCCGACGAGCGCAAACAGCGTGTTGAGGAGGTGCTGGAACGGATGAGCATTATGCACCGACGGAATCACTTTCCGCAGCAACTGTCGGGCGGTCAGCAGCAGCGTACGGCGATTGCGCGGGCTGTCGTTGCCAAACCCAAGCTAATCTTGGCCGACGAACCGACGGGTAACCTCGACTCAAAAAATGGGGAGGAAGTGATGAAACTTTTGGGCGAACTGAATGACGAAGGCACGACAATTATTATGGTTACTCACTCCCCCTACGACGCGGGTTTTGCTCACCGGATTGTCAACCTGTTCGACGGCAAAGTAGTAACAGAAAATTTCCACGTCTGA